A genomic window from Synechococcus sp. CBW1107 includes:
- the dnaK gene encoding molecular chaperone DnaK, whose protein sequence is MGKVVGIDLGTTNSCVAVMEGGKPTVIANAEGFRTTPSVVAYTKNQDQLVGQIAKRQAVMNPENTFYSVKRFIGRRVDEVNEESKEVSYGVEKSGANVKVKCPVLNKQFAPEEVSAQVLRKLADDAGKYLGETVTQAVITVPAYFNDSQRQATKDAGKIAGLEVLRIINEPTAAALAYGLDRKSNERILVFDLGGGTFDVSVLEVGDGVFEVLSTSGDTHLGGDDFDKVIVDHLADTFKANEGIDLRQDKQALQRLTEAAEKAKIELSSATQSEINLPFITATPEGPKHLDLTLTRAKFEELASKLIDRCRVPVEQALKDAKLSSSELDEVVMVGGSTRIPAVLELVKRVTGKEPNQTVNPDEVVAVGAAIQGGVLAGEVKDILLLDVTPLSLGVETLGGVMTKMITRNTTIPTKKAEVYSTAVDGQTNVEIHVLQGERELASDNKSLGTFRLDGIPPAPRGVPQIEVTFDIDANGILSVTAKDKGSGKEQSISITGASTLSETEVEKMVKDAEANSAADKEKRERIDLKNQAETLIYQSEKQLTDLGDKVSAEVKAKMEEKRKQLQDAVDKEDYDAMKTRFEDLQKELYEVGASVYQQAGAEAGASGAEPGGNGAAGATSSGAPGADDVIDAEFTESK, encoded by the coding sequence ATGGGCAAGGTTGTCGGCATTGACCTGGGCACGACGAACAGCTGCGTGGCGGTGATGGAGGGCGGCAAGCCCACCGTGATCGCCAACGCGGAAGGGTTCCGGACCACACCATCGGTGGTGGCCTACACCAAGAACCAGGATCAGCTGGTGGGTCAGATCGCCAAGCGCCAGGCGGTGATGAACCCGGAGAACACGTTCTACTCAGTGAAGCGGTTCATCGGCCGTCGCGTCGATGAGGTGAACGAGGAATCGAAGGAAGTGAGCTATGGGGTCGAAAAGTCGGGCGCCAATGTCAAGGTGAAGTGCCCGGTGCTGAACAAGCAGTTCGCCCCCGAGGAAGTGTCGGCCCAGGTGCTGCGCAAACTGGCCGACGACGCCGGCAAGTACCTGGGTGAAACCGTCACCCAGGCGGTGATCACCGTTCCGGCGTACTTCAACGATTCCCAGCGCCAGGCCACCAAGGATGCCGGCAAGATCGCGGGCCTCGAGGTGCTGCGCATCATCAACGAGCCCACGGCGGCGGCGCTGGCCTATGGCCTCGATCGCAAGAGCAACGAGCGCATCCTGGTCTTCGACCTGGGCGGCGGCACCTTCGACGTTTCGGTTCTCGAGGTGGGCGACGGCGTCTTCGAGGTGCTCTCCACCAGTGGTGACACCCACCTGGGCGGCGACGACTTCGACAAGGTGATCGTCGATCATCTGGCCGATACGTTCAAGGCCAACGAAGGCATCGATCTGCGCCAGGACAAGCAGGCCCTGCAGCGCCTCACCGAGGCCGCCGAGAAGGCCAAGATCGAGCTCTCCAGCGCCACCCAGAGCGAGATCAACCTGCCGTTCATCACCGCCACTCCGGAGGGTCCCAAGCACCTCGATCTCACCCTCACCCGGGCGAAGTTCGAGGAGTTGGCCTCCAAGCTCATCGACCGCTGCCGCGTACCGGTGGAGCAGGCCCTCAAGGACGCCAAGCTCTCCAGCAGCGAGCTCGATGAGGTGGTGATGGTGGGCGGTTCCACCCGCATCCCCGCGGTGCTTGAACTGGTCAAGCGCGTCACCGGCAAGGAGCCCAACCAGACGGTGAACCCTGACGAGGTGGTGGCCGTGGGGGCCGCCATTCAGGGCGGTGTGCTGGCCGGCGAAGTCAAGGACATCCTGCTGCTGGATGTCACCCCGCTGTCGCTGGGTGTGGAAACCCTTGGCGGCGTGATGACCAAGATGATCACCCGCAACACCACCATCCCCACCAAGAAGGCCGAGGTCTACTCCACCGCGGTGGATGGCCAGACCAACGTGGAGATCCACGTGCTCCAGGGTGAGCGCGAACTCGCCTCCGACAACAAGAGCCTGGGCACCTTCCGGCTCGACGGCATCCCGCCGGCCCCCCGCGGCGTCCCTCAGATCGAAGTCACCTTCGACATCGACGCCAACGGCATCCTCAGCGTCACCGCCAAGGACAAGGGCAGCGGCAAGGAGCAGAGCATCTCGATCACCGGGGCGTCCACCCTCAGTGAGACCGAGGTGGAGAAGATGGTCAAGGATGCCGAGGCCAATTCCGCGGCCGACAAGGAGAAGCGCGAACGCATCGACCTGAAGAACCAGGCCGAAACCCTCATCTATCAGTCCGAGAAACAGCTCACCGACCTCGGCGACAAGGTCAGTGCGGAGGTCAAGGCGAAGATGGAGGAGAAGCGCAAGCAGCTCCAGGACGCCGTCGACAAGGAGGACTACGACGCGATGAAGACCCGCTTCGAGGATCTTCAGAAGGAGCTCTACGAGGTGGGAGCCTCGGTGTATCAGCAGGCCGGAGCTGAGGCCGGCGCCTCCGGTGCTGAACCTGGTGGCAATGGTGCCGCCGGTGCCACGTCATCCGGTGCCCCCGGTGCCGATGATGTGATCGACGCCGAATTCACCGAGAGCAAGTGA